A portion of the Bdellovibrio bacteriovorus genome contains these proteins:
- a CDS encoding glycosyltransferase family 2 protein, with translation MSFLNELIPRYLEMVAIYFFAINSFYIVLFALALVSIRRRSNIKPLLGQGNSYGFSPPVSIIVPAYNEEKSIVDSVHSLLRLKYGQIEVVVINDGSKDNTLEVMKKACLLLPDEVVRMSHLSKNNVRGVYRSQIHPNLILIDKANSGKADSLNIGIDYCSHDLVCAVDSDSVLDDDALLSISMPFIENPSTIASGGTIQLANGSTFKNSRVVDNQMPGRWLERVQIVEYIRSFFCGRVGLDMMSATLVISGAFGIFRKEAVIAVQGYKTNSLGEDMDLVVRMHRKYREMKKKYSIVFLPDPVCWTEAPSDIKTLEKQRRRWQVGLLQCLYYNRDMMLNPRYGVIGMFAFPYNFIVDILGPFIEFSAYVFIALGLILGYVHYQHIMTLVVASLLYGMLISVGAVVIGELYYHRYTRVRDIALLVFSTVLENFGYRQMNSFWRIRALVDHLKGNHSWGDMKRKGFAKK, from the coding sequence ATGAGTTTTCTAAATGAATTAATTCCTCGTTATCTCGAAATGGTCGCTATTTATTTCTTTGCGATTAATAGCTTTTATATCGTTTTATTTGCGCTAGCTCTTGTTTCGATTCGTCGTCGTTCAAATATTAAGCCTCTTTTAGGGCAGGGGAATTCTTACGGATTTTCGCCGCCGGTTTCTATTATCGTTCCGGCCTATAACGAAGAAAAATCCATCGTTGATTCTGTGCATTCGTTATTGCGTTTAAAATATGGTCAAATCGAGGTCGTGGTGATCAATGACGGATCTAAAGATAACACTTTGGAAGTCATGAAAAAGGCCTGTCTGCTGCTACCGGATGAGGTCGTGCGAATGTCACATCTTTCTAAGAATAACGTGCGAGGTGTGTATCGTTCACAGATCCATCCGAACTTAATTTTAATTGATAAAGCCAATTCTGGAAAAGCCGATAGCCTGAATATCGGGATCGACTATTGCTCTCATGATTTAGTGTGTGCGGTGGATTCAGATTCAGTTTTAGATGATGATGCTCTGTTATCGATCTCTATGCCCTTTATTGAAAACCCCAGCACGATTGCTTCGGGTGGAACAATTCAGTTAGCGAACGGTTCGACCTTTAAAAACAGCCGCGTGGTGGATAACCAAATGCCCGGGCGTTGGCTAGAACGTGTGCAAATCGTGGAATACATCCGCAGTTTTTTCTGCGGTCGAGTGGGTTTAGATATGATGAGTGCGACACTGGTCATTTCGGGAGCTTTCGGGATTTTCCGTAAAGAGGCCGTGATCGCTGTGCAGGGTTACAAAACCAATAGTTTGGGTGAAGATATGGATTTGGTGGTGCGTATGCATCGCAAATACCGCGAGATGAAAAAGAAGTATTCGATTGTATTTTTGCCAGATCCCGTGTGCTGGACCGAAGCACCTTCCGATATAAAGACGCTAGAAAAACAGCGCCGCCGTTGGCAGGTAGGGCTTTTGCAATGTCTGTATTATAACCGCGACATGATGCTCAATCCGCGTTACGGGGTTATCGGGATGTTTGCGTTTCCCTATAATTTTATCGTGGATATCCTGGGACCTTTTATTGAGTTTTCTGCTTACGTCTTTATCGCTTTGGGCCTGATTTTAGGTTACGTGCACTATCAACATATTATGACGTTGGTGGTGGCAAGCTTGCTTTACGGAATGCTTATTTCCGTCGGAGCGGTGGTCATCGGAGAGCTTTATTATCACCGGTACACTAGGGTGCGTGATATCGCTCTGCTAGTGTTTTCCACCGTGTTAGAAAATTTTGGTTATAGACAGATGAATTCATTTTGGCGCATCCGTGCCCTGGTTGATCACCTGAAAGGGAATCATTCCTGGGGCGATATGAAACGCAAAGGCTTTGCCAAGAAATAG
- a CDS encoding sensor histidine kinase has product MDTNNDKTDIKIEENKKPNKSALEKRSLIILTAVFAFVLLGAWGFALKLQQTVAANNSATHADPGAVIEIERLRNLADSQIDNARAFFLLGSQSLYEKQKEGRTELLSALTKFEQEHNLEGVPAQLKRIRDQVQKSQEFFEQGMDFREKKTESKIVGQFFQSKTNPIRTEINQALDEVVSIHQAQLDRSRSEAREAALGAESQIPKGMTWLTASMAAIFLALAFLVLRLVRKQAFVISQQNRLYAEAKKAVQDRDEALFAISHDLKDSLALIANTADRIKMTSKDQELADSGELVRNTVVTIEGLIQDIRDKKSVEMEGLTLRMDQLPIDSVLENAKLLMQPLAKQHDIRLQIDKVNPPVLAFYDNDRVLRVLSNLISNAIKFSPKGEKVVVKVRSDQKFVNVSVIDSGAGIPASQLEGIFDNFWQARKTADQGAGVGLSIVKTIVEAHGGTVEIQSQSGRGTTVTFSLPRRRPVGASMNKPTVNVRQHGATPDWHL; this is encoded by the coding sequence ATGGACACAAACAACGACAAAACAGACATCAAAATAGAAGAGAATAAAAAACCAAATAAATCTGCTTTAGAAAAAAGATCTTTGATCATTCTAACAGCCGTATTTGCCTTCGTTTTATTAGGTGCTTGGGGGTTTGCATTAAAACTTCAACAAACCGTTGCCGCCAATAACTCGGCGACCCATGCGGATCCAGGCGCAGTGATCGAAATTGAGCGCCTTCGTAATTTAGCCGATTCACAAATTGATAATGCTCGCGCGTTTTTCTTATTGGGCTCTCAGTCTCTCTATGAAAAACAAAAAGAAGGCCGCACCGAACTTCTATCGGCCTTAACTAAGTTTGAACAGGAACACAATCTTGAGGGGGTTCCGGCACAGCTCAAACGCATCCGTGACCAAGTTCAAAAATCCCAAGAGTTCTTTGAACAGGGCATGGACTTCCGTGAAAAGAAAACGGAATCCAAAATCGTGGGCCAATTCTTTCAATCAAAAACAAATCCTATCCGCACCGAGATCAACCAAGCCCTTGATGAAGTCGTAAGCATTCATCAAGCTCAGCTCGATCGTTCTCGCAGTGAGGCTCGTGAGGCGGCATTGGGTGCTGAAAGCCAAATTCCCAAAGGAATGACCTGGTTGACCGCGTCCATGGCGGCGATCTTCTTAGCTTTAGCGTTCTTAGTGTTGCGCTTGGTGCGTAAGCAAGCATTTGTGATTTCACAACAAAATCGCCTTTATGCCGAAGCAAAAAAGGCCGTTCAAGATCGTGATGAAGCGCTATTTGCTATTTCTCACGACCTTAAAGATTCATTGGCCTTAATTGCTAACACCGCCGATCGCATCAAAATGACCTCTAAAGATCAAGAACTTGCTGACAGTGGTGAGCTTGTGAGAAACACCGTTGTCACCATCGAGGGCCTGATCCAAGATATCCGCGATAAAAAATCCGTGGAGATGGAAGGTCTGACTTTGCGTATGGATCAATTGCCGATTGATTCCGTTTTAGAAAACGCAAAACTTCTCATGCAGCCCTTAGCAAAACAACACGATATTCGCCTGCAAATAGATAAAGTAAATCCTCCGGTTCTTGCCTTTTACGACAACGACCGGGTTTTACGTGTACTTTCAAACCTGATTAGCAACGCGATTAAGTTCAGTCCTAAGGGTGAAAAAGTCGTGGTGAAAGTTCGCAGTGACCAAAAATTTGTCAATGTGTCGGTCATTGATAGCGGTGCGGGCATCCCGGCAAGTCAGTTAGAAGGCATCTTTGATAACTTCTGGCAGGCAAGAAAGACCGCAGATCAAGGCGCGGGTGTGGGACTTTCCATTGTAAAAACAATTGTTGAGGCTCATGGCGGCACGGTTGAAATTCAAAGCCAATCAGGTCGCGGCACGACGGTGACCTTCTCTTTACCTCGCCGTCGCCCGGTGGGAGCTTCGATGAATAAGCCCACGGTGAATGTTCGCCAACACGGCGCAACCCCGGACTGGCATCTTTAA
- a CDS encoding Hpt domain-containing protein → MSLENSIRQKCPELVAAGFDAKALAEMMEERFLGEYDIFFAAVELFLEGHENYLADIESAIAEMDRRKIGAAAHRFKGAAANFHCLKIPETAREMEANSNVWEKDKFQNQFAILKKQVGEFTGELKQLVLSFNKLQQEAA, encoded by the coding sequence ATGAGTTTAGAAAATTCAATTAGACAAAAATGTCCAGAGCTTGTAGCGGCGGGGTTTGATGCCAAGGCTCTTGCCGAAATGATGGAAGAGCGGTTCTTAGGGGAATACGACATCTTCTTTGCGGCGGTGGAGCTATTTTTAGAAGGTCATGAAAACTATCTTGCCGATATTGAGTCGGCCATCGCTGAAATGGATCGCCGCAAGATCGGGGCTGCCGCCCATCGCTTTAAAGGAGCCGCCGCTAATTTTCATTGTTTAAAAATACCGGAAACGGCTCGCGAGATGGAAGCGAATTCGAATGTGTGGGAGAAAGATAAATTCCAAAACCAGTTTGCGATTTTAAAAAAGCAAGTGGGGGAGTTTACCGGGGAACTAAAACAACTGGTTTTAAGCTTTAATAAGCTTCAACAAGAAGCGGCCTAA
- a CDS encoding PP2C family protein-serine/threonine phosphatase: MNKIKDYLQYRKRFYAIPGFREYYRNENNRRALSRVRVLMWLGIVLFAACFILDYLLYPDQAAFFLGLRALFAGITVICLMISRSEWGQRHILTIVFFNALLGDWSISLMSSQIGGWTSLYFVGNITVMMGVTMFIPWRPRVTLMYCLAVLFGYVAINGLFHPFTLPMIIPVTFICVVMALAYFSSMSNEVGRMTELSWRLEIEKAHESLKTQNDIIKKQLDQAKQIQRTLLPPMQQSLNGINVGAIYEPSEELSGDFFDTLTVNGYVYVYLADVTGHGLPAAQVTYLVKSIFQTALNRDMELSELFDLVREQYVAHGLKYDLGLQLARFNTKTRVMEFIRSNAPDPIMVDAKGEGTILEFPVSPLISAVNYDRTKKANVGQVTLDPDSFVYIYSDGAFEFVQKTGNAFGQRRLLKAVANSHNEKWPESLTQSLQAENAEDYFPDDLTILRMSFSS, translated from the coding sequence GTGAATAAAATCAAAGACTATCTGCAGTACCGAAAGCGCTTTTACGCGATTCCCGGTTTTCGCGAATATTATCGAAATGAAAACAACCGCAGAGCATTAAGCCGCGTGCGCGTGTTAATGTGGCTTGGGATTGTTTTATTTGCGGCGTGTTTTATCCTGGATTATCTGCTCTATCCCGACCAAGCGGCCTTTTTTCTTGGCTTGCGCGCCCTCTTTGCGGGCATCACGGTGATCTGCCTTATGATCAGTCGCTCCGAGTGGGGACAGCGGCATATTTTAACGATCGTTTTTTTTAACGCGCTTTTAGGCGACTGGTCCATATCTCTGATGTCATCACAAATTGGAGGGTGGACAAGTTTGTACTTTGTGGGAAATATCACCGTGATGATGGGTGTCACCATGTTCATCCCGTGGCGCCCCCGGGTGACTTTGATGTACTGCTTAGCCGTTCTTTTTGGTTATGTGGCCATCAACGGTCTTTTTCATCCGTTCACACTTCCCATGATTATTCCGGTGACTTTTATTTGCGTCGTGATGGCCTTGGCTTATTTTTCAAGCATGAGTAATGAAGTGGGGCGAATGACCGAACTTTCATGGCGCTTAGAAATTGAAAAAGCTCATGAAAGTTTGAAAACCCAAAATGACATCATTAAAAAACAACTGGATCAAGCAAAGCAAATCCAAAGAACGCTCTTACCACCGATGCAGCAAAGTCTGAATGGCATCAATGTAGGTGCCATCTATGAGCCCAGTGAAGAGCTTTCCGGAGACTTCTTTGACACCTTAACGGTGAACGGCTACGTCTATGTGTACTTAGCCGACGTGACAGGACACGGCTTGCCTGCGGCTCAAGTGACCTATCTGGTGAAAAGTATATTTCAGACGGCCTTAAACAGAGATATGGAACTTTCCGAACTTTTTGATTTAGTGCGGGAACAGTATGTGGCGCACGGTTTGAAATATGATCTGGGTTTACAGTTAGCACGTTTTAATACCAAAACCAGAGTCATGGAATTCATCCGCTCCAACGCCCCTGATCCCATCATGGTCGATGCCAAAGGGGAAGGTACGATCCTTGAATTTCCCGTCAGTCCTTTGATTTCGGCCGTCAATTATGATCGAACAAAAAAAGCCAACGTCGGTCAAGTGACCTTGGATCCCGACAGCTTCGTTTATATCTATTCTGACGGGGCTTTTGAGTTTGTACAGAAAACGGGCAATGCCTTTGGGCAACGTCGTCTTTTAAAAGCGGTGGCGAATAGTCACAATGAAAAATGGCCCGAGAGCTTAACTCAAAGCCTGCAAGCTGAAAATGCCGAAGATTATTTCCCTGATGATCTGACCATCTTGCGCATGAGCTTTTCTTCATAA